In the Rhodothermia bacterium genome, one interval contains:
- the avd gene encoding diversity-generating retroelement protein Avd, whose protein sequence is MNPNTQPVVILTKWYDFVFWMTQKVQHYPKSYKYTLGDRIQTQMLDILEMFVVAQYNKEQRKQTLRHINIAIERLRYLIRLSKDLHCLSMAHYEFAAKQMLELGKMVGGWEKQYATTI, encoded by the coding sequence ATGAATCCGAATACTCAACCCGTTGTTATTCTTACGAAGTGGTACGACTTTGTGTTTTGGATGACACAGAAGGTGCAGCATTACCCTAAGTCCTATAAATATACGCTGGGAGACCGGATTCAAACGCAAATGTTAGACATCTTGGAAATGTTTGTTGTTGCCCAATACAATAAGGAACAACGAAAACAAACCCTACGACACATCAATATTGCGATCGAAAGACTGCGATATTTAATTAGGTTGTCAAAAGACCTTCATTGTTTATCAATGGCACACTATGAGTTTGCCGCAAAGCAAATGTTGGAATTAGGAAAAATGGTTGGAGGTTGGGAAAAGCAATATGCCACGACAATTTAG